From a region of the Streptomyces sp. B21-083 genome:
- a CDS encoding PIN domain-containing protein — protein MIIVIADTSGLLAALDAAHPEHAAANEAIMAAGLLVMSPLLLAELDHVATRELGREAALGAVDDLRRWMGRGRVVMPEITENHLGAAQSVCVRYRALDLDLTDAVNVALAADYDTDAILTLDRRDFRAVRPLGRYKAFRVLPDDLPLNAVARIKHPAAG, from the coding sequence GTGATCATTGTCATCGCCGATACGTCCGGCCTTTTGGCGGCCCTGGACGCGGCTCACCCAGAGCACGCGGCGGCCAACGAGGCGATCATGGCGGCCGGCCTGCTGGTCATGTCCCCGCTCTTGCTGGCCGAACTGGATCACGTCGCCACACGTGAGCTCGGCAGGGAGGCTGCCCTCGGCGCGGTCGACGACCTGCGGCGCTGGATGGGCCGGGGCCGTGTCGTCATGCCCGAGATCACGGAGAACCACCTGGGCGCCGCCCAGTCTGTCTGTGTCCGCTACCGCGCGCTGGACCTCGACCTCACCGACGCGGTGAACGTGGCGCTCGCCGCCGACTACGATACGGACGCGATCCTCACCCTCGACCGACGTGACTTCCGGGCCGTACGCCCGCTGGGTCGCTACAAGGCGTTCCGGGTACTCCCGGACGACCTCCCGCTCAATGCAGTGGCCCGCATCAAGCATCCTGCTGCGGGTTGA
- a CDS encoding helix-turn-helix transcriptional regulator encodes MMTALGLDSVTETVYRAMLRHPAAGVADLGSAAGLSEEEVRDALDTLSELALARPAAGDAGRLRAVSPDIGMEILMARQQAQLAAQQQRLEASRVAAAQLISEYAELRPAASHPGVEQLVGLDQIRDRLAVLTREVREEFLTFAPGGPQTAENMAASRPLNEDLLGRGVRMRTIYLDSVRANRPTVEHANWLARLGGQVRTVPSLPTRMILMDRRIAMVSVSSDDTAAGAVLLTGQGTLTALCALFETTWESAQPLGQLVPTDAHGLTGQQATALRLLAEGHTDEAIAKRLGVSHRTARRIASELMDRLGARSRFEAGVRAVQQRWLPAHP; translated from the coding sequence GTGATGACCGCACTCGGACTCGACTCCGTCACGGAGACGGTGTACCGCGCCATGCTCAGACATCCGGCCGCCGGTGTCGCGGACCTGGGCAGCGCCGCGGGGCTGTCGGAGGAGGAGGTGCGCGACGCCCTCGACACCCTGAGCGAGCTGGCGCTGGCGCGTCCCGCCGCCGGGGACGCGGGGCGGCTGCGGGCGGTCTCGCCGGACATCGGCATGGAGATCCTCATGGCCCGGCAGCAGGCCCAACTGGCGGCGCAGCAGCAGCGCCTGGAGGCCTCACGGGTGGCCGCGGCCCAGCTCATCTCGGAGTACGCCGAGCTGCGGCCGGCCGCCAGTCACCCCGGCGTGGAGCAACTGGTGGGGCTCGACCAGATCCGCGACAGGCTGGCCGTGCTCACCCGTGAGGTGCGCGAGGAGTTTTTGACATTCGCGCCGGGCGGGCCGCAGACCGCGGAGAACATGGCCGCGTCCCGGCCACTCAACGAGGATCTGCTCGGCCGCGGGGTGCGGATGCGCACGATCTACCTGGACAGCGTGCGCGCCAACCGGCCCACTGTCGAGCACGCCAACTGGCTGGCCCGGCTGGGCGGTCAGGTTCGCACGGTGCCGTCGCTTCCCACGCGGATGATCCTCATGGACCGGCGGATCGCCATGGTCTCCGTCAGCAGCGACGACACCGCCGCCGGTGCGGTGCTCCTGACCGGACAGGGCACGCTCACCGCACTGTGCGCGCTCTTCGAGACCACCTGGGAATCCGCCCAGCCACTCGGCCAGCTCGTCCCCACCGACGCGCACGGCCTCACCGGCCAGCAGGCCACCGCCCTGCGCCTGCTCGCCGAGGGCCACACCGACGAGGCCATCGCCAAGCGCCTCGGAGTCTCCCATCGCACCGCCCGCCGCATCGCCTCCGAACTGATGGACCGTCTCGGCGCGCGCAGCCGCTTCGAGGCCGGCGTACGCGCCGTCCAGCAGCGCTGGCTCCCGGCCCACCCGTGA
- a CDS encoding ABC transporter ATP-binding protein — MSTQQQQPVLSLRNLTRVHGSGATEVHALRGIDLDVHPGELVAVMGPSGSGKSTLLTIAGGLDNPTSGQVFVEGTDITVLGIKGLAALRRRSIGYVFQDYNLIPALTAAENVALPRELDGISARKARTEALAALAEMDLGQLADRFPDEMSGGQQQRVAIARALVGDRRLVLADEPTGALDSETGESVLALLRSRCDAGAAGVMVTHEPRFAAWADRVVFLRDGAVVDQTVRSDADSLLTGRAAQR; from the coding sequence ATGTCCACACAACAGCAACAGCCCGTGCTGAGTCTGCGGAACCTGACCCGCGTCCACGGCTCCGGCGCCACCGAGGTGCACGCCCTGCGCGGCATCGACCTCGACGTCCACCCCGGTGAACTCGTCGCCGTCATGGGCCCGTCGGGCTCCGGCAAGTCCACCCTGCTCACCATCGCCGGCGGCCTCGACAACCCCACCTCCGGGCAGGTCTTCGTCGAGGGCACCGACATCACCGTCCTCGGCATCAAGGGGCTCGCCGCCCTGCGCCGCCGCAGCATCGGCTACGTCTTTCAGGACTACAACCTCATCCCGGCCCTCACCGCCGCCGAGAACGTGGCCCTGCCCCGCGAACTGGACGGCATATCGGCCCGCAAGGCCCGCACCGAGGCCCTCGCCGCCCTCGCCGAGATGGACCTCGGCCAACTCGCCGACCGGTTCCCCGACGAGATGTCCGGCGGCCAGCAGCAGCGCGTGGCCATCGCCCGCGCCCTCGTCGGCGACCGCCGGCTCGTCCTCGCCGACGAGCCCACCGGCGCCCTCGACTCCGAGACCGGCGAGTCCGTGCTGGCCCTGCTGCGCTCCCGTTGCGACGCCGGAGCCGCCGGCGTCATGGTCACCCACGAGCCGCGGTTCGCCGCCTGGGCCGACCGGGTCGTCTTCCTGCGGGACGGCGCCGTCGTCGACCAGACCGTACGCAGCGACGCCGACTCGCTCCTGACCGGCCGGGCGGCCCAGCGGTGA
- a CDS encoding tachylectin-related carbohydrate-binding protein, producing MKNIRTNGRRVAGLLTATALSTGLLTVTAPTAEAATTCSGGVNIYGVLTDGRLTFSQINPATGDLAKVLVGPDLGFEPQAMATLNFNTVLMTSTSGALYRIDIKTNNTSLSLLNPPVRIADSGWTHDKLTYDGHGHLYGTTTSGLLLRYNVTEDKPAGSQHIGVRTEIATGFVLKTLTATGDDRLGATTEDGRLLDYTVAGAGSWKSNTLKSSGWSGFNQLLSPGSGLYYGRLSTGAIYWYKDANPTDGSGADITYHLDDPVNTSGWTQKLLSAQPGTYTCTTSVDTVDRSNITEVKAAGRQLMNEKDAAWANATQWACLENLWDHESGWRWSATNPSSGAYGIPQALPATKMDVAGDDWHENPLTQIRWGLSYIDGRYGSPCDAWSFWQANNWY from the coding sequence GTGAAGAACATCCGCACCAACGGCCGTAGAGTCGCAGGCCTGCTGACCGCCACCGCCCTGAGCACCGGACTCCTCACGGTGACCGCTCCCACCGCCGAGGCGGCCACCACCTGCTCGGGCGGCGTCAACATCTACGGCGTACTCACCGACGGCAGGCTCACGTTCAGCCAGATCAACCCGGCCACCGGCGACCTCGCCAAGGTGCTCGTCGGACCGGACCTCGGCTTCGAGCCGCAGGCCATGGCGACCCTCAACTTCAACACCGTTCTGATGACATCGACCAGCGGCGCCCTCTACCGCATCGACATCAAGACCAACAACACCAGCCTCTCCCTGCTGAACCCGCCGGTGCGGATCGCCGACAGCGGCTGGACCCACGACAAGCTGACCTACGACGGTCACGGTCACCTCTACGGCACCACCACCTCCGGCCTCCTGCTGCGCTACAACGTCACCGAGGACAAGCCGGCCGGCTCCCAGCACATCGGCGTACGCACCGAGATCGCCACCGGGTTCGTCCTGAAGACCCTCACCGCCACCGGCGACGACCGGCTCGGCGCCACCACCGAGGACGGGCGGCTGCTCGACTACACCGTCGCGGGTGCCGGGTCCTGGAAGAGCAACACCCTGAAGTCCTCCGGCTGGTCGGGCTTCAACCAGCTCCTCTCCCCCGGCAGCGGGCTGTACTACGGGCGGCTCTCCACCGGGGCCATTTACTGGTACAAGGACGCCAACCCGACCGACGGCTCCGGCGCGGACATCACGTACCACCTCGACGACCCGGTCAACACCAGTGGCTGGACGCAGAAGCTGCTGTCCGCGCAGCCCGGCACATACACCTGCACGACCTCCGTGGACACCGTCGACCGCAGCAACATCACCGAGGTCAAGGCCGCCGGGCGGCAGCTGATGAACGAGAAGGACGCGGCCTGGGCCAACGCCACCCAGTGGGCCTGCCTGGAGAACCTCTGGGATCACGAGAGCGGCTGGCGCTGGAGCGCCACGAACCCGTCCTCCGGCGCGTACGGCATCCCGCAGGCGCTGCCCGCCACCAAGATGGACGTCGCGGGCGACGACTGGCACGAGAACCCACTGACCCAGATCAGATGGGGCCTGAGCTACATCGACGGCCGTTACGGCTCTCCGTGCGACGCGTGGAGCTTCTGGCAGGCGAACAACTGGTACTAG
- a CDS encoding PadR family transcriptional regulator, translating to MSIRHGLLALLERGPRYGSQLRTEFESRTGSTWPLNVGQVYTTLSRLERDGMVVQDGEDEAGHPLYAITDSGRVELRSWFENPVDRTSPARDELAIKLAMAVGAPGVDIRDVIQSQRRHTVKAMQDYTRLKAQALTAVEKNGARERDDIAWLLVLEQLIFQTEAEARWLDHCESRLIRLSSTVPEPASPGAEAGAAGMGARAGAAAEEAAHHRP from the coding sequence ATGTCCATCCGTCACGGGCTTCTCGCCCTCCTGGAACGCGGTCCGCGCTACGGCTCACAGCTCCGTACGGAGTTCGAGTCCCGCACCGGCTCGACCTGGCCGCTCAACGTGGGTCAGGTCTACACGACGCTCAGCCGGCTCGAACGCGACGGCATGGTCGTGCAGGACGGCGAGGACGAGGCCGGCCACCCGCTCTACGCGATCACCGACAGCGGTCGCGTCGAACTGCGCAGCTGGTTCGAGAACCCCGTCGACCGCACCAGCCCGGCCCGTGACGAGCTGGCCATCAAGCTGGCCATGGCCGTCGGGGCGCCCGGGGTCGACATCCGTGACGTCATCCAGTCCCAGCGCCGGCACACCGTGAAAGCCATGCAGGACTACACCCGGCTGAAGGCGCAGGCCCTCACCGCCGTGGAGAAGAACGGGGCCCGGGAGCGGGACGACATCGCCTGGCTCCTCGTCCTGGAGCAGCTGATCTTCCAGACCGAGGCCGAGGCGCGCTGGCTCGACCACTGCGAGTCCCGGCTGATCCGTCTCTCGTCGACCGTCCCGGAGCCGGCCTCGCCGGGGGCGGAAGCGGGGGCGGCGGGGATGGGGGCGCGGGCGGGGGCCGCGGCAGAGGAGGCCGCACACCACCGTCCGTGA
- a CDS encoding CopG family transcriptional regulator, producing MSMKRTNVYADPEDLAIIKEAANRRGVSEAEIIRQGIHLAAMANRVWDEPLFSRTFEGTGRTLSKSEVGDTVAEAVRRETGASSGSAA from the coding sequence ATGTCCATGAAGCGCACCAACGTCTACGCCGACCCCGAGGACCTGGCCATCATCAAGGAGGCCGCCAACCGCCGAGGTGTAAGTGAGGCCGAGATCATCCGCCAGGGCATCCACCTTGCCGCCATGGCGAACCGGGTCTGGGACGAGCCGCTGTTCTCACGCACCTTCGAGGGGACGGGGCGCACGCTGTCCAAGTCGGAGGTCGGTGACACGGTCGCCGAGGCCGTCCGGCGGGAGACCGGCGCGAGTTCCGGATCCGCCGCGTGA